From a single Acidimicrobiia bacterium genomic region:
- the trpD gene encoding anthranilate phosphoribosyltransferase: MKNIISDLINKKDLTKEQCFNLMEQILNGKCSDSEMAAFMVLLRAKGETAIELSSLVNTMWNNMPEFGTVDNTDTIDTCGTGGSQFKTFNISTGVSFILSALDVKVAKHGNRAASSTSGAADVLEELGYNLDLEPKKVAELFNETDFAFLSATIFHPGMRYAKNVRTDLGVRTTFNFLGPLANPFRAPIRFHGVSDRSMVDRYIKTLDTLKVERAIVFCSQNSMDEISISGITRGKRIDYGEVNDFEFNPAEFGFSLLDDSDIVGKDPKYNAEILKRVFWGENSKQREIIVANAMIGYGLVKNIELSQAKLEIEYALDNGIVHKKFSQIIDRSNSI, from the coding sequence ATGAAAAATATAATTTCTGATCTAATTAATAAGAAAGATCTAACTAAAGAGCAATGTTTTAACTTAATGGAACAGATTCTAAATGGTAAATGTAGCGATTCTGAGATGGCAGCGTTTATGGTATTGCTTCGAGCAAAGGGCGAAACAGCTATAGAACTTAGCTCGCTTGTAAATACTATGTGGAACAATATGCCTGAATTTGGTACTGTTGATAATACTGACACTATTGATACTTGTGGAACTGGGGGATCTCAATTTAAAACCTTTAACATTTCAACAGGTGTATCTTTTATACTCTCTGCACTTGATGTAAAAGTTGCGAAACATGGAAATCGTGCAGCTAGCTCAACTTCAGGTGCTGCTGATGTACTTGAAGAATTAGGTTATAACTTGGATCTAGAACCAAAAAAAGTTGCCGAGCTATTTAATGAAACTGATTTTGCATTCTTGTCTGCAACAATATTTCATCCTGGCATGCGTTATGCAAAAAATGTAAGAACAGATTTAGGAGTAAGGACCACTTTTAATTTTTTAGGCCCTTTAGCGAATCCATTTAGAGCACCAATACGTTTCCATGGGGTTTCAGATAGGTCTATGGTAGATAGATATATTAAGACTTTAGATACCCTAAAAGTTGAGCGAGCTATTGTTTTTTGTAGCCAAAATTCAATGGATGAAATATCGATATCTGGAATCACAAGGGGCAAGAGAATTGATTATGGTGAAGTGAATGACTTTGAATTCAATCCAGCTGAGTTTGGGTTCTCACTTCTCGATGATTCAGATATAGTAGGAAAAGATCCTAAATATAATGCAGAAATTCTTAAGAGAGTTTTTTGGGGCGAAAATAGCAAGCAGCGAGAAATTATTGTAGCGAATGCAATGATAGGTTATGGCCTTGTTAAAAATATAGAATTAAGCCAAGCGAAACTTGAAATCGAATATGCGCTCGATAATGGGATTGTTCATAAGAAATTTAGTCAGATAATAGATAGATCAAATTCAATATAA
- a CDS encoding GIY-YIG nuclease family protein produces the protein MKQLSFESSGAILQNTEFVVIDCETTGISPIESAITEIAAVSICGGEITGSLHSLINPEQELTERIIRLTSITNEELVNCPTIDKVLPSLVEFIGNKIIIGHNIKFDIAFINSALSRYSYPILSNDYIDTLTISRKLYADEVINFKLSTLAKYINATNRPTHRAYSDVLATIDLFHSLVERSSSLGVKGVNDFIKIPSKKNRKRYSKRILAKDIPPLPGIYIFISNDDEILYVGKSRNMKERLRSYFISDDRSRIGKLISSTQRIEYITTPSAYEARILELRTLQEFRPEYNKTDIDQNKFTYLSLDLNEYIPALRLSKYSKKNSGSLIYGPFTTRSLAIDFKEALTIVFNLRHCDEIISKEMNRPIVPCINSLAGIHSCFCSGDYFGKEKYLDQIHKLSCDLPINFNKYTNGLIEKMKIYSGDLQFERAKKYFEYSIILQKWMIRFSNIEKASNYNSVNLGNIYDIENGRAIVKLLDRSRSTIIDQLVSNNNKINNEILSLPKDTDRKNFGFKFLSNPVEFRERLVVANYLDRFNLINR, from the coding sequence ATGAAACAACTTAGCTTTGAATCAAGTGGGGCAATATTACAAAATACCGAATTTGTTGTTATTGATTGTGAAACAACAGGAATAAGTCCTATTGAGTCAGCAATTACCGAAATTGCTGCAGTAAGTATTTGTGGTGGCGAAATAACAGGCTCATTACATAGTTTGATTAATCCAGAACAAGAATTAACAGAAAGAATAATTCGTTTGACTTCTATTACTAATGAAGAATTAGTAAATTGTCCCACTATTGATAAAGTACTACCTTCACTAGTTGAATTTATTGGTAATAAAATCATTATTGGCCATAATATAAAATTTGATATTGCTTTTATTAATTCGGCACTAAGTAGATATTCATACCCGATTTTATCGAATGATTATATTGATACTTTAACGATTTCTAGAAAACTCTATGCCGACGAAGTAATCAATTTCAAACTTTCAACTTTAGCAAAATATATAAATGCAACAAATCGACCGACCCACAGAGCCTATAGCGATGTATTAGCTACTATAGATTTATTCCATTCTCTAGTAGAGCGATCTTCCTCACTTGGTGTTAAAGGTGTCAATGATTTTATTAAAATACCTTCGAAAAAAAATAGGAAGAGGTATTCAAAACGAATTTTGGCTAAAGACATTCCACCGTTACCTGGTATCTACATATTTATATCGAATGATGATGAAATACTTTATGTAGGCAAATCTAGAAATATGAAAGAGAGATTAAGATCATATTTCATATCTGATGATAGATCTAGAATCGGTAAACTCATTAGTTCAACACAAAGAATAGAATATATAACTACACCTTCAGCATATGAGGCACGTATTCTTGAGTTACGGACTTTACAAGAATTTAGACCTGAATATAATAAAACCGATATTGACCAAAATAAGTTTACTTATCTTTCACTAGATTTGAATGAATATATTCCAGCTTTACGCTTATCTAAATATTCAAAAAAGAATTCCGGTTCTTTAATTTACGGACCTTTTACAACTAGATCTCTCGCAATTGATTTCAAGGAAGCATTAACCATAGTCTTTAATTTAAGACACTGTGACGAGATAATAAGCAAAGAAATGAATAGGCCAATTGTGCCTTGTATAAATAGTCTTGCTGGAATCCATTCCTGTTTCTGCAGTGGAGATTATTTTGGTAAAGAAAAATATCTTGACCAGATTCACAAACTGAGTTGTGACCTTCCTATAAATTTTAACAAGTATACAAATGGTCTAATTGAAAAAATGAAAATATACTCTGGTGATTTACAATTCGAAAGAGCAAAAAAATATTTTGAATACTCAATAATTTTACAAAAATGGATGATAAGGTTTTCAAATATTGAAAAAGCATCAAATTACAATTCGGTTAATTTGGGAAATATTTACGACATAGAAAATGGAAGAGCTATAGTAAAATTGCTAGATAGGTCAAGATCGACCATCATTGATCAACTTGTTAGTAATAATAATAAAATTAATAATGAGATACTATCTTTACCAAAAGATACAGATCGTAAAAATTTTGGATTCAAATTCCTAAGCAACCCAGTCGAATTTAGAGAAAGACTCGTGGTTGCAAATTACTTAGATCGTTTCAATTTAATAAATAGATAG
- a CDS encoding NYN domain-containing protein: protein MNITDTKNVHPTDTNQAVMVPDFLLLPVIESAFCIIQKQETSQIPTSLRRISNFDAKTLHHSTARAQIISSINSNDDFRQLVEEEFFNRVEANVALNSWSLNDAISIIGDFASRNDLALIASMLWLKRPVGYEFGLGLILAHSSISISETDQRESLLAQEAKISNLTKTLDVEKDRSKLLASEVSRMEEELRNERKNRRAKEQRYESNIAALEKQISQSDSIMERIKEGEKRSSARLEREASRARELEVRLRLADEVSSEKANKISQLQEQLASALSSEIELGYEDLQNLIMAQAQAEQISSSLLTIMNKTRSILSKTISTSIPIDSDDSNSKLEQEKNEVKRTVSKSRTSVAIPQGLMIENPLALTEIFKQQKLILLIDGYNVSLNSFQNLNLELQRERTISCAANIESRFATNCTVIFDGDSNTTRASMRSKVHVVFSPAGTTADDVIIERISMTPNDRPIVLVTNDQNLKRRAKGLGCQTISTNTFVQFSK, encoded by the coding sequence GTGAATATTACGGATACCAAAAATGTACATCCTACCGATACAAATCAGGCTGTTATGGTACCGGACTTTCTACTACTGCCAGTCATAGAGTCTGCTTTTTGCATAATACAAAAGCAAGAAACATCACAGATTCCTACATCTCTTAGAAGAATTTCAAATTTTGATGCAAAAACACTTCATCATTCAACAGCAAGAGCACAGATTATTAGTTCGATTAACTCTAATGATGACTTTCGTCAATTAGTTGAGGAAGAATTTTTTAATCGTGTTGAAGCAAATGTTGCCTTAAATTCGTGGTCATTAAATGATGCTATATCAATAATTGGAGATTTCGCTTCTCGTAATGATCTTGCACTTATAGCTTCTATGCTCTGGCTGAAAAGACCCGTTGGTTACGAATTTGGATTAGGTCTAATACTTGCACACAGTTCAATATCAATTAGTGAAACTGATCAACGTGAATCTTTACTGGCTCAAGAAGCAAAAATTTCGAATTTAACAAAAACTTTAGATGTAGAGAAGGATAGATCCAAATTATTAGCTAGCGAAGTTTCTCGTATGGAAGAGGAACTGCGTAATGAAAGAAAAAATAGAAGAGCAAAAGAGCAAAGATATGAAAGCAATATAGCTGCTCTTGAAAAACAGATAAGTCAAAGCGATTCTATAATGGAGCGAATAAAAGAAGGCGAGAAACGTAGCAGTGCTAGATTAGAGAGAGAAGCTTCAAGAGCCAGGGAATTAGAAGTCAGACTCAGATTGGCAGATGAAGTATCGAGCGAAAAAGCGAATAAAATTTCACAACTTCAAGAGCAATTAGCATCTGCCTTATCTTCAGAAATAGAACTTGGCTACGAAGATTTACAAAACTTAATTATGGCCCAAGCACAAGCGGAACAAATCTCAAGTTCACTATTAACAATTATGAATAAGACACGTTCAATCCTTTCCAAAACAATAAGCACATCTATTCCTATCGATTCTGATGATAGTAATTCAAAATTAGAGCAAGAAAAAAATGAAGTTAAACGTACGGTATCAAAAAGCAGAACTAGTGTTGCCATCCCTCAAGGTTTAATGATAGAGAATCCATTAGCATTAACTGAAATATTTAAACAACAAAAATTAATTTTATTAATTGATGGTTATAATGTTTCTTTAAATTCATTTCAAAATCTAAACTTAGAACTTCAAAGAGAACGCACCATTAGTTGTGCAGCCAACATAGAGTCTAGATTTGCTACTAATTGTACCGTCATTTTTGACGGTGATTCAAATACAACACGAGCTTCAATGCGTTCAAAAGTCCATGTAGTATTTTCTCCAGCAGGTACAACTGCAGACGATGTGATTATTGAGAGAATTTCGATGACACCAAACGATCGTCCGATTGTTTTAGTAACTAATGACCAAAACTTAAAAAGACGTGCTAAAGGATTAGGCTGTCAAACAATCTCAACTAATACTTTTGTACAGTTTTCAAAATAA
- a CDS encoding citrate synthase encodes MKEQPRAKIINDPAILTYKDKELKLPIVEGSEKERAIDISNLRAETGLITLDYGYMNTGSTESAITYIDGDNGILRYRGYPIEELATKGSFLETSWLLINGELPTTVQLDQWRNKIKKHTMIHEDIKRFYDGFPKDAHPMAILSSVVASLSTFYTDCQYIHDPKQVELSVVRLMAKLPTIAAYAYKKSIGQPFLFPNNDLDLIENFLMMMFSVPSEPYEVDPIVVEALKVLLILHADHEQNCSTSTVRMVGSSEANVFVSVAAGINALWGPLHGGANQQVVEMLEDIRDNHDGDVASAVLRAKDPDDSFKLYGFGHRVYKNFDPRAKIVKKIADDVLKVLNKNDHLLDIALELEKVALSDEYFIKRKLYPNVDFYSGLIYRAIGFPTQMFTVLFAMGRLPGWIANWREMMESDKTKLNRPRQIYTGPTIRSYVDISKRK; translated from the coding sequence ATGAAAGAACAGCCAAGAGCAAAAATTATAAATGATCCTGCGATATTAACTTATAAAGACAAAGAATTAAAACTACCCATAGTTGAAGGCAGCGAAAAGGAACGGGCGATTGATATATCTAATTTGAGAGCTGAAACAGGTTTAATAACATTAGATTATGGATACATGAATACTGGTTCAACTGAATCTGCAATCACCTACATCGATGGTGATAACGGAATCCTTAGATATAGAGGATACCCGATTGAGGAGTTAGCTACAAAAGGTTCATTTCTTGAAACTTCATGGTTGCTCATTAATGGCGAATTACCTACCACAGTTCAATTAGATCAGTGGCGTAATAAAATTAAGAAACATACGATGATCCATGAAGACATCAAACGGTTTTATGACGGATTCCCAAAGGATGCACATCCAATGGCAATATTATCATCTGTTGTTGCTTCTCTTTCTACTTTTTATACAGACTGTCAATATATTCACGATCCCAAACAAGTTGAACTTTCAGTTGTTCGACTAATGGCTAAACTTCCAACAATTGCAGCATATGCCTACAAAAAATCTATAGGCCAACCATTTTTATTTCCAAATAATGATTTAGATTTAATTGAAAACTTTCTCATGATGATGTTTTCTGTTCCATCAGAACCTTACGAAGTAGATCCAATTGTTGTAGAAGCCTTAAAAGTATTATTGATCCTCCATGCGGACCATGAACAGAACTGTTCGACATCTACTGTGCGTATGGTTGGCAGTTCAGAAGCAAATGTGTTTGTTAGTGTAGCCGCTGGTATTAATGCCCTATGGGGACCTCTTCATGGTGGAGCAAATCAACAAGTTGTGGAAATGCTAGAAGATATACGAGATAATCATGACGGAGATGTTGCATCTGCAGTTTTGCGAGCAAAAGATCCAGATGATTCATTCAAACTTTATGGATTTGGGCATCGTGTCTATAAAAATTTCGATCCTAGAGCCAAAATTGTTAAAAAAATAGCTGATGATGTACTAAAAGTTTTGAATAAGAATGATCATTTACTAGACATTGCTCTAGAGTTAGAAAAAGTAGCTTTGAGTGATGAATATTTTATAAAAAGAAAACTTTACCCTAATGTAGATTTTTATTCTGGACTTATATATAGAGCCATAGGATTTCCTACTCAAATGTTTACTGTCTTATTCGCCATGGGTAGACTACCTGGTTGGATAGCGAACTGGAGAGAGATGATGGAGTCAGACAAAACTAAACTTAACCGTCCAAGGCAAATATACACAGGCCCTACTATAAGAAGTTATGTAGACATAAGCAAAAGAAAATAA
- a CDS encoding YbjN domain-containing protein — protein sequence MIDPALRERVYAMVREYLQVPEGEQLRMDADGDIPIRWGSALYYVRLLDKSPTLVQIFCVVLRNVASSHELLEEINIINEGIVSARMFWAESNVIAASELLADQLDQEELSHACWSVGSLADWADTELHEQFGGEMVFPDDAPEDKNAVPDWT from the coding sequence ATGATTGATCCAGCTTTGAGAGAACGTGTATATGCCATGGTCCGTGAATACCTGCAAGTGCCAGAGGGTGAGCAGCTACGTATGGACGCTGATGGTGATATTCCTATTAGATGGGGATCAGCATTATATTATGTACGCCTTTTAGATAAGTCACCTACATTGGTTCAAATATTTTGTGTTGTATTACGGAATGTAGCTAGTAGCCACGAGTTGCTTGAAGAAATAAATATTATAAATGAAGGAATCGTTTCAGCAAGAATGTTCTGGGCGGAAAGCAATGTAATAGCTGCATCCGAATTGTTGGCAGATCAATTAGACCAGGAAGAATTAAGTCATGCATGCTGGTCAGTAGGGTCATTAGCTGATTGGGCTGATACTGAATTACATGAACAATTTGGAGGAGAAATGGTATTCCCAGATGATGCACCAGAAGATAAAAATGCTGTTCCTGATTGGACATAA
- a CDS encoding LysM peptidoglycan-binding domain-containing protein, producing the protein MDEIIDNYSEILIVACIVILAITAGEYFEIKKVLSKLLVICTFLIVLFNTKIVIAKQNHKILDTPIKRIEFDPDSQDPWLINDATVTPEINSHEKTDNQFNSNQNYIVKKNDSLYSIATKFSSEKEMIDKLWLEIISLNTQNLISKNPNLIFPGELILIPLIKN; encoded by the coding sequence ATGGACGAGATTATTGATAATTATTCAGAAATACTAATTGTTGCTTGTATAGTTATATTAGCTATTACTGCTGGCGAGTATTTTGAGATCAAGAAAGTATTATCTAAATTATTAGTAATTTGTACTTTTTTAATTGTGCTATTCAATACAAAAATTGTAATTGCAAAACAAAATCATAAGATACTTGATACTCCAATTAAAAGAATTGAATTTGATCCAGATTCACAGGATCCATGGTTAATAAATGATGCTACTGTAACGCCAGAAATAAATAGTCATGAAAAGACAGATAATCAATTTAATTCCAATCAGAATTATATTGTTAAAAAAAATGATAGTTTATATTCTATAGCTACGAAATTTTCGAGCGAGAAAGAAATGATAGATAAGCTATGGTTGGAGATAATCTCTTTAAATACTCAAAATCTTATTTCTAAAAATCCAAATTTAATTTTCCCTGGTGAATTAATTCTGATACCTTTAATCAAAAATTAA
- a CDS encoding Cys-every-fifth RiPP peptide CefA yields the protein SDSCSSDSCSSDSCSSDSCSSDSCSSDSCSSDSCSSDSCSSDTTSSDSCSSNTTNT from the coding sequence TTCAGACTCCTGTAGTTCAGACTCCTGTAGTTCAGACTCCTGTAGTTCAGACTCCTGTAGTTCAGACTCCTGTAGTTCAGACTCCTGTAGTTCAGACTCCTGTAGTTCAGACTCCTGTAGTTCAGACACCACTAGTTCAGACTCCTGTAGTTCAAATACCACTAACACCTGA
- a CDS encoding AAA family ATPase, with product MEVYPKSPENVVVQDVASNFNQDFFKQGEQVENTKVENISNYALPAKPSFSDSSDFSNIQDTDRSDEASVSIFETKDNIADEALFAFGSHDVNGNQSMWSMYESNDDLSNAKNTLNMNDFPTVSDGKRQLTLKEPMIICVYSPKGGVGKTSISVNMAARLSYTTKAQVCIVDLDIGFGNVGTRLGLYNPTVRELLNEHHLDSESLSRNLVYDRRSGLFALLAPLRPETGANRRKFSPATYSKILELLTQRFDIVILDCPVELRDPLVSGFALTSSDKVVMVVNNEHATLLDARRALEAMCRSKDSQRLPGLGIDPSKIGLIVNQKVDNVGREVEDIKQVISGSDFDHPSNQVDLLAVIEDDRELWVGNANMARTVATSGENSVDTQLDKIWEKILPKDSMQSFDDTPGENISRSNKLDDIFSSNSEYKDDSKIKRKLFKWKKGN from the coding sequence ATGGAAGTTTATCCTAAGTCGCCAGAAAACGTGGTAGTCCAAGATGTTGCAAGTAACTTTAACCAAGATTTTTTCAAACAAGGTGAACAAGTTGAAAATACTAAAGTAGAAAATATTTCTAATTACGCATTGCCAGCTAAGCCTAGCTTTTCGGATAGTAGTGATTTTTCAAATATACAAGACACGGATAGAAGTGATGAAGCATCAGTTTCTATCTTTGAAACAAAAGATAATATTGCAGATGAAGCTCTTTTTGCATTCGGATCCCATGATGTAAATGGTAATCAATCAATGTGGTCTATGTATGAATCAAATGATGATTTATCAAATGCAAAAAATACATTAAACATGAATGATTTTCCGACAGTTTCAGACGGAAAAAGGCAATTAACATTAAAAGAACCAATGATAATCTGTGTATATTCACCGAAAGGTGGTGTAGGAAAAACCTCAATTTCAGTAAATATGGCTGCTCGTTTGAGTTACACGACAAAAGCTCAAGTTTGTATTGTTGATTTAGATATAGGTTTTGGAAACGTGGGAACGAGACTTGGTCTATATAACCCTACAGTTCGAGAATTATTGAATGAGCATCATTTAGATTCAGAATCGCTTTCTAGAAATTTAGTATACGACAGAAGGTCTGGTCTGTTTGCTTTACTAGCTCCTTTGCGACCTGAAACTGGTGCAAATCGAAGGAAATTTTCACCAGCAACATATAGTAAAATTCTTGAATTACTAACTCAAAGATTTGATATTGTAATTCTGGATTGTCCAGTTGAATTGCGCGACCCATTGGTATCAGGTTTTGCTTTAACCAGTTCAGATAAAGTTGTTATGGTTGTTAATAATGAACATGCAACTTTGCTTGATGCAAGAAGGGCATTAGAAGCAATGTGTCGATCTAAGGACTCACAACGACTTCCTGGTTTAGGAATTGATCCTAGCAAAATTGGGCTAATTGTAAACCAAAAAGTAGATAACGTCGGGCGAGAAGTTGAAGATATTAAGCAAGTAATCTCAGGATCTGATTTTGACCATCCTAGTAATCAAGTAGATCTATTGGCAGTTATAGAAGACGATAGAGAGCTTTGGGTTGGAAATGCGAATATGGCTAGGACTGTAGCAACATCAGGTGAGAATTCAGTCGATACTCAACTAGATAAAATATGGGAGAAAATACTGCCCAAAGACTCAATGCAGTCCTTTGACGATACACCCGGAGAAAATATATCAAGATCAAATAAATTAGACGATATTTTTTCATCTAATTCAGAATATAAAGATGACTCAAAGATAAAAAGAAAATTATTTAAATGGAAAAAAGGAAATTAA
- a CDS encoding type II/IV secretion system protein: MTMSAHEDTNHEFENIDVVNGDSPIQKNEIVPVDKNILTGTKKNAITFTVETQSYVDALERAGYDDTERVRKAISAGSQFGLLPLRSLMRAGISIGILEKAAWIKQGYETIDLTLAMVDRDRFSNIPIASAKRLMVAPIRTDDNHLKIAVCDPTNIIILDDIEQLFSGEKIEIVVAEAAAIRDVLSVLESRERSQELEIEKEEVVEKIRIVNNDGEGKTSKLVKTLIENATKQGASDVHIEPAGEEVIVRYRKDGVLHVVGTYPISYAAGIINRLKVMSNLDVGERRLPQDGRFGLDFDDRSVDLRLVTLPTSWGVEGAVMRILDRSSKISKLEDLGYSKQVLERYIPLITATQGTLLATGPTGSGKTTALYATLDRIATPDLKVLTIEDPVEYRFKGITQIQVNVKAGMTFARALRSFMRADPDVILVGELRDGETASIGIQAALTGHFVLATVHANSASGVPTRLIDMGVEPFLVSSSLRGVISQRLVRKLCHRCYIPFDVMDQIKDSFPWNGEPPSILYKANLEGCAHCHRTGYLGRTTIAEVLVFNDEIAHMVSKNTTSNEIEATAIASGMTTILQDGLNRAAEGITSIEELSRVVG, from the coding sequence ATGACAATGTCAGCGCACGAAGATACGAATCATGAATTCGAGAATATTGACGTCGTAAATGGTGATTCTCCAATTCAGAAAAATGAAATTGTACCCGTAGACAAAAATATTTTAACTGGCACTAAAAAAAATGCTATAACTTTTACAGTTGAAACACAAAGCTATGTCGATGCTCTAGAGAGAGCTGGATATGATGATACTGAACGAGTAAGAAAAGCAATAAGTGCTGGCAGTCAATTCGGCTTGTTGCCATTACGTTCATTAATGCGTGCTGGAATATCAATAGGAATACTAGAAAAAGCTGCTTGGATCAAACAAGGATATGAAACTATTGATTTAACTTTAGCAATGGTTGATAGGGATCGTTTCTCAAACATTCCTATTGCTAGTGCAAAGAGATTGATGGTTGCTCCAATAAGAACTGATGACAACCATTTAAAAATAGCAGTCTGTGACCCTACAAATATAATAATACTCGATGATATAGAACAATTATTTTCAGGTGAGAAAATAGAGATCGTTGTTGCAGAAGCTGCCGCTATCAGGGATGTACTTTCAGTCTTAGAATCAAGAGAGCGTTCACAAGAGTTAGAAATTGAAAAAGAAGAAGTTGTTGAAAAGATTAGAATTGTTAATAACGATGGTGAAGGAAAAACTTCAAAGTTGGTTAAAACACTAATCGAAAATGCAACCAAACAAGGTGCTTCTGATGTGCATATTGAACCTGCAGGCGAAGAAGTAATAGTAAGATATCGTAAAGACGGAGTGTTACACGTAGTAGGTACTTATCCTATTTCATATGCTGCAGGTATCATAAATAGACTTAAAGTTATGTCTAATTTAGATGTAGGTGAACGAAGACTTCCTCAAGATGGTAGATTCGGATTGGATTTTGACGATCGTTCTGTTGATTTACGTCTCGTCACATTACCAACAAGTTGGGGAGTCGAGGGCGCTGTAATGCGTATTCTTGATCGTTCTAGCAAAATTTCAAAACTTGAAGATTTGGGTTATTCAAAACAAGTCCTAGAAAGATATATTCCTCTAATAACGGCAACACAAGGTACTTTGTTAGCAACCGGACCAACTGGTTCTGGTAAAACTACAGCACTTTATGCAACACTTGACCGTATAGCTACTCCTGATCTTAAAGTACTAACGATTGAAGATCCTGTCGAGTATAGATTTAAAGGAATTACACAAATACAAGTAAATGTTAAGGCAGGAATGACTTTTGCTAGAGCATTGCGTTCATTTATGCGAGCTGACCCTGATGTCATTTTGGTTGGTGAGCTTCGTGATGGCGAGACTGCATCAATTGGGATTCAAGCTGCTCTTACAGGTCACTTTGTTCTAGCTACAGTTCATGCGAACTCAGCATCTGGTGTTCCAACCCGTCTGATCGACATGGGTGTTGAACCATTTTTAGTTTCCTCTTCATTACGTGGAGTTATATCTCAACGTTTAGTGCGAAAACTATGTCATCGTTGTTATATACCCTTTGATGTTATGGATCAAATTAAAGATTCATTTCCTTGGAATGGTGAACCGCCGTCAATCCTTTATAAAGCAAATTTAGAAGGTTGTGCTCATTGTCATCGAACAGGATATTTAGGACGTACAACAATTGCTGAAGTCTTGGTATTTAATGATGAAATTGCACATATGGTTTCTAAAAATACGACATCAAATGAAATAGAAGCTACAGCAATTGCTTCTGGAATGACAACAATATTACAAGATGGCCTTAATAGGGCAGCCGAAGGTATTACATCTATCGAAGAACTATCAAGGGTGGTGGGCTAA